CTTTAATCCTTTTACCCCAAAGGCTCCAATCAACTCATGTATAATACAATGTAAAGTCTAAGATATTATGcgtgaatatttgttttttctgacatctttttgtttttactttcgTTCacacgttctctctctctcacacacacacacacacacacacacacacacacacacacacagctgtgtaGATATAAAGAGAAAATGAGTGAGGAATGTTTCATCAGTCATAATCCGTCCTGAAAGGAGACAGGGTTCTCTCATCACACTCtcgtgactccttgtggtaggttgggcGCCTGCGAGCTTAATTCATTGTTGTTGGCGGGAACGTGTTCTCTAGGAGTACGTGTGCCAGCGGAGAATTCCTGGTTGAGAGGGAGTGTGTGATTGGAAATATGTTTGAACCTGGTCCTGGTGCATACACACCTACAACTGTACTCTACCTGATGCTTGTTTGTTGCGACCAGGCAAGACCATAATCGTATTTTTGGGTTGAGGGGTACCGTATGTATACATAGGCTATGTGTCTATACAATTGAATGTGTTTGTAGATAATGTATTGCTGCTGGATTAGCTGACGTGTGCTTGGCAGTAATTATAGATCTTGTTAGTCTTCGTCTAAAGAGGAACTCGTTATATACATCCTCTCCACAAAGCTTAGGCGCTGAGGCAGGTTGTGGTTTGCTCTCCATTGAACAGTTTAGTGATAATCATGCACCCAACGTTTGAGTCACTTTAGCGTATTTCTGCGTATCACAATGTCAGACATTTTTGAATGAATAGAATAATTAGCTAAATAAggctgtgtaaaaaaaaaactctaactCAATGGTTACTTAAGGCTTAGTGAACACGCTTGCCCAAATTgaaagtcaatcaatcaaaatgtctTTCTAAAAGCCAATTTTACAtccgcagttgtcacaaagtgcgcATACAGAAAACTCAGCCTAAACACGTGCAACTGGCCTAGAGATTGAACTCCCACATTTGTTGGCCTCAAGCTGAACACTCAAACGTTTTCACAGTTAGAACTGTTTCtgattttttttcctattttttattgttgaggTCAAATAAAAAACCCAAACCTATATCTGCTGAAAGCTAAATTAACTCTCTAATAACTGTTAGAATCCTAATATCTCCATTTAAGCATTTAAACACATACGAAACACGCAGTAATGTTTAATTAAACACTCAAAACAGGTTTCTACCTCATTCCCAAGCACTATCGTCTTTCTGTAAGCCTGGGCAGAAAACtaggaagaaaaaagtaatttACTCACTGGCTTAATCATAGGCTCAATTTACCCCGTGCCCACACAGCTAGAAGTGACCTCAGTTTACGAGACTGATCAACTGATATCGAAacattcaaattcaaaatgcattatttgGTTATTATACAAGCGACAAATCTTCTCTAACACCATACCTTAATTTTATTTGGGTATAATTCGTCTTTTGGAGCTAATTCCCAATCTTCCCCGAGCGTCAGAAGCGTTAACTTTTTCCCAACGCCAGCGACTAGGCTCGACTCCTGAGGCGACGCCGCACAGTCGCCTACTCTATTTACATACATCAAGTGGCTGAGCCAGCGCTGTGACAGCAGGTATGCTCTATGGCTTTCTGCTCCTGTCTTAACCGCGGCGCGGAGAACCCCGGCTAGACTAAATTCTACGTCGCTTATCAGTGGGTACCGAGCTCGAGGCCTCCTTCTGTTTACGTCTCAATTAATCCCCATTAGTAGCGCTGGGGCATTAGGGGATTCCTGATTGGCGTAAATCTGTTTTGGTCCCAACAGGAGATTAGGGAGCGCGGGGTATCGAAATAGAGCCCGGAGAGGTTAATATAGCAGTTAAGTTATTACAAACAATCGGGGTTTGTTTGCTGATTTCGATCTAGGCAAATAAAGCCGAAGCGGTGTGCCTGATGGTCTGGTGGTGATAACCGGTGAGAGAACATGATATCGGTGAACTGCCTGAGTGTAGTTGCTGAGTGAGCATCTATCTGTGGCGTATACAgccgaaaaacaaacaaagcaaaaataattagatttgtcagaaagcttgaaaaaaataaaaacaattccaCAGTGTCAGTGTCACTGCGGCAAACGCGTACGATTTTGATTTACAATCCCCTGTTTATTCGAGCACACATTGAGTATTGTattcaaaaacacattatttaattagtaatcgaattattattattattaggccTATTATAGAACTAGGTTGTAAGAAAATGCGTTTAAAGAAGGTATTTTCAATAGGTCTATAATTTGCTAAATATATTCTGCTCAATTAGACTCCCCTGGCTCCCCTCTACTCCTTAAAAAATATGTCTCCATAACATTACGCGGCATGACATCGCTCCAACTATCGCTGGGCTTTCCCACGGGGAGTTTACTTATAGGTCAACAGTGATCCTTCCTTTTCCAATCCATTAATAGTGaatgcgtcccaaatggcacctcatTCCCTATTTAGGACAGCTTTAGTGTGTTCATCTGTTGCTTTTGTTTAGCACTTTTGTAGCAATTATCCTCCACTTTGCGTCCAGAATTATAGCTAATTCATTAAATAGTTTATATAAAAGTCAAATTTAAAGTGTTGCGCTTATTAACAGATGAATATTTGGTACTATTTGAGCCATCTTATCCACAGagattcacccccccccccccccgaccagTTAAATGTGGAGCTCATCCACAGGGGCCATGTGATGACGGCTGCTGTTTGTCTGGATAATGTCTTTGGCTTGAACCTCTGTTTGCGTGTCTGTCTCATTTCCatttcccctctcttctcttcgCTCTGCCCACCGTGGTATGCGCTCGGCTGGCTGTTCCCAGAGAATCCGGACCACTGCGTAGTCGCAAGTGGGCTAAACTGTCTGTCTTCAAATTATGATCAATTGAACGTGTAGTCTATAAATTCAAGGAGGAAAGAATGCCCCAAAATCGTTAAAATGAAACGTTTATCCAAAACGTCTCTCTGTTACAAAAGGTCATGAGAAGAGACCAGGATTAGGCTTCTGTCTCAATTTTACCAAACAAATGGAGTCTGCCTGGCTATTTCTGCAATAGCCTAAATCTTGTTATAGTTCCCACATGCTGAGaaatatatttacttttttcttcatttattaaataaattattgtgttAAATGTGTTATGGGAGCCTATATTATTTTACTCGAGGCCCCATTTCTGATAACCCCGGCCGCCATGCTTCTCCACGTCTTGaattctcctctcctccatttaCCTCAGAAATGGTGAAACTTGTAGCAATAATACCCTTCATTCACACAAACCGCCCCCCGCTGCCTAACCTCCAGCCCGGCTGCCCCGGCTGGGGCTCTCCCTCCCCGCCACAATCAGAGGCCCTTTCTCCGGGAACAAAACCTCCCCAAATGCGAACAAAAGtgaacacttttttttccaTTCCAATCGCTGTATAGCGCAGCCAGTTAAAATAACGCGCAGCCTGCGCCTCAATTTGGAATATTAGGACGTCAATCTCTCAGCTCGTGGGTTCTTTTGTCTTTGCTGAGTGGCCGGGTCTGCCTACCACACACCTTTTGTCCGGGAATCCAATAAGGCCTATTATTCGGCCTCTCCAGCCCGCTCGAGCTGCCTCTTTCAGGGTATTTTAGATGGCTAATCGCGTCCTTAAAGCGCCCCAAATGGAGAATAACTTCCTTCTTTCACACGGACTGGCATCCGCACAATTAATTCGAGTGTGCCTGTGGCGTGGCCTTTCTCAACCGCCTCCCTCGccacacatttctaaattgCAAGAGGCTATAACAAAGATGTCGCCAACAACGTGAATCGGACCtgcacaaaaaaacatctattaCTCCGTTCCAGTAGCATATACGCTACAATTGCAACACGTTTACCTGCTATTGCGAGAGGGCATTTTTAATTCACAGTTCTTCGAAATATTGCTCACCGGATCAGTGAATTGAGGATGAGTGGGAATATGTGTTTTCTTGTCTTGATATCCATTGCATGTCTTTCCAAAAGGCCTTTCATAGCTCAATAAAGACTAGATCGAGACGAACATTGCTTCTTAAACGTTTTGTATTCATTGGCTATAGTCTGCTGCTTTTGAAGATGTCTTGTTCGTGATTGTGTTTTTCAGATTGGTCTGCTTTTATCACCGTTTCATACTAAAGGCAAAGAGAAATTGTCCATTATTCCAAATCCGCAcactttttaaatagcaaacaTTTAGTTAATGAAATTGCTAAAATATGAGGttatcacacacatacacactgaggAACACTTCCATGGGAAAACTTTACCAAGAACGTCACAAAGAATGTAATGGAAAGTCTAGCATTTGAGCAAAGTATAGCAAAATATGGAATTTATTTGTTTTCGAAAGCAAGTTATGAGATTTTATAACAGCGTGTAGTTATTTGGCTTGTGGACTTGATGTGGAATTAAATCCCAtttcaattccatttcaatttcTCTTATTCCAAAATGTCTTAATCGAGAAAattgaatgaataaaataaatgccaaTTCATTTCCGGCAGAATTGAAATTATATAGGACAAGCTTTAAAATCAAAAACTATATATTTCTGTTCTCATGTCTTTagggttaaaataaacattgaaaatatCAAACAAGTCCTTGAGAACAGTTGATTTGGAAACACCACTTAAGCCCATCATTGTTGAATTATCCGGACATCCTTTACGCCCAGTGACTATTTACATCGTTTGTCACAATATTcaagtttattttcttttgataGGCTTATTATATATTTCCAGCTTTAACTGGATACAACGATAATTTAAATGAAACGCCACGGTTGTTGGACATTAATCCATTTTAACAGTTGGCACAGTGTCTTTCTGATGTCAGGTATACTGGGAGTGTAGTAATCATTTGCACCTTTTGATTCTCAGACCAGCGACAGAAATCCcaccagacagacaaaaacgtCCTATAACTACCTTAAAATAACACTGTTTGCAAGACACTGCTGGGAAATTACACACTctttcttaaaaataaaaaaacgaagAAAAACCATTAAATGTCTTGACAGGATTCGATGAACGTCACTAGTGTGGGTAGAAAAAGAGGCTCCGGTTAGATCCCGGTAGTAacggttctagtggggctaccAGGCCCGAATCCCTTGCAGTGACCCCTGGCACGTTGTGACCGCGGCCCCTTGGTGCGTTTGGGCCTGGGGAGAGCCACCAAGTCCCCCGATGTTCCCCAAGTTCATGTTCATGAAGGCGTTAGCCGTAGTAGTTGGGGGGAGTGTAGGGATGCTGGGGTAAGTACAGCTGTAGTTGCTGTTGTATGACGGGTTGTTGTACGTGTAGGCTGAGGGATATCCGTTATAACTATATGGGTTTGATCCGTACGGTGCGTTGTAATTTTGAGTTCCGCCTAGACATGGCTTCCCATCCCGTACCAGGACAGGCACCGCCACTCGTCTTGGCGGGGGAGGGTGGTGGTGCCCCGCTAGCTCCAGCGATTTGTCCTGTCGCTGCCTCTTGCACTTGTACCGTCGGTTCTGGAACCAGATCTTGACCTGGGTGGAGGTGAGTTTGAGGGTGCTCGCCAGGTGTTCACGTTCCGGAGCGGACAGGTACCGCTGCTGTTTGAAACGCCGCTCCAGCTCGAAAACCTGTGCTTGGGAGAAGAGGACCCGCGGTTTCCTTCTGGTTCTCTGTTTCGCTGGCCGATCCGAGTCTACCAGCCCGCTGTCTTCTCCCTCCAGC
Above is a window of Esox lucius isolate fEsoLuc1 chromosome 9, fEsoLuc1.pri, whole genome shotgun sequence DNA encoding:
- the LOC105012089 gene encoding homeobox protein Nkx-2.3, which gives rise to MLFGGIHFLNAREQNLDGMMLPSPLTSTPFSVKDILKLEQLEQQHQRQRSQHQNQSRHLEPQQIQQHLVHPDSTQQSQPFQTPPSCMLAAAVESPPFSDGEDNMAYLSSLAVRDGHGEASLSPEMYVHPGLGHLNDPKLEVDLDNPETKSCAVVSKSLEGEDSGLVDSDRPAKQRTRRKPRVLFSQAQVFELERRFKQQRYLSAPEREHLASTLKLTSTQVKIWFQNRRYKCKRQRQDKSLELAGHHHPPPPRRVAVPVLVRDGKPCLGGTQNYNAPYGSNPYSYNGYPSAYTYNNPSYNSNYSCTYPSIPTLPPTTTANAFMNMNLGNIGGLGGSPQAQTHQGAAVTTCQGSLQGIRAW